In the Rhinoraja longicauda isolate Sanriku21f chromosome 40, sRhiLon1.1, whole genome shotgun sequence genome, one interval contains:
- the LOC144611581 gene encoding leucine-rich repeat-containing protein 4B-like, with protein sequence MGAMMMMMTKAHQTQRMRVNVGRTVSRLVLVAMWTLSLLGGLAQPHICPKGCSCSNQFSKVICTRFELREVPSDISTNTRYLNLQENVIQVIKADTFKQLRHLEILQLSKNLIRQVEVGAFNGLTSLNTLELFDNRLTTVPSGAFEYLSKLRELWLRNNPIESIPSYAFNRVPSLRRLDLGELKKLVYISDAAFEGLVNLRYLNLGMCNLAEIPNLTPLLRLEELELSGNRLEVIQPGSFQGLTSLRKLWLMHAQVQLIERNAFDDLQSLEELNLSHNNLTSLPHDLFTPLHRLERVHLNHNPWHCNCDVLWLSWWLKETVPSNTTCCARCHSPPGLKARYLGELDQSHFTCYAPVIVEPPADLNVTEGMAAELKCRAATSMTSVNWMTPNGTLMTHGSYRVRISVLHDGTLNFTNVTVQDTGLYTCLVSNSAGNATASATLNVSVAEGGLTGGLGSGAGGGSGGSNSYSYFTTVTVETVETVDDPRSTDRQGGPTPSGSSAAAYPPSSPSSSPSSSSTTPQSAFTVALATEPGDHALAGLDDVMKTTKIIIGCFVAITFMAAVMLVVFYKLRKQHQLHKHHGQARTVEIINVEDELAGSAPADSCLALPADHLNHYAAYKAHYNNNTATANAPLNCTKNPLLNSVHEPLLFKSSSKENVQETQI encoded by the coding sequence ATGGgggcgatgatgatgatgatgacgaagGCACATCAAACGCAGAGGATGAGAGTCAACGTTGGCAGGACTGTTAGCCGCCTGGTTCTGGTGGCCATGTGGACCTTGTCATTGTTAGGAGGCCTGGCCCAGCCTCACATCTGCCCCAAgggctgctcctgcagcaaccaGTTCAGCAAGGTGATCTGCACGCGCTTCGAGCTGCGCGAGGTCCCCAGCGATATCTCCACCAACACCCGCTACCTGAACCTGCAGGAGAACGTCATCCAGGTGATCAAGGCGGACACCTTCAAGCAGCTGAGACACCTGGAGATCCTGCAGCTCAGTAAGAACCTGATCCGCCAGGTGGAGGTGGGAGCCTTCAACGGCCTCACCAGCCTCAACACCCTGGAGCTGTTCGACAACCGCCTCACCACCGTGCCCAGCGGAGCGTTCGAGTACCTGTCCAAGCTGAGGGAGCTGTGGCTGAGGAACAACCCCATCGAGAGCATCCCCTCGTACGCCTTCAACCGCGTGCCCTCCCTCCGGCGGCTGGACCTGGGCGAGCTGAAGAAGCTGGTGTATATCTCGGACGCTGCCTTCGAGGGCTTGGTCAACCTGAGGTACCTGAACCTGGGCATGTGCAACCTGGCAGAGATCCCCAACCTGACGCCCTTGCTGAGGCTGGAGGAGCTGGAGCTGTCGGGCAACAGACTGGAGGTGATCCAGCCGGGCTCCTTCCAGGGTCTGACCAGCCTGCGCAAGCTGTGGCTGATGCACGCCCAGGTGCAGCTGATCGAACGCAACGCCTTCGACGACCTGCAGTCCCTGGAGGAGCTGAACCTGTCTCACAACAACCTGACGTCGCTGCCTCACGACCTGTTCACCCCGCTGCACCGCCTGGAGAGAGTCCACCTCAATCACAACCCCTGGCACTGCAACTGCGACGTGCTGTGGCTGAGCTGGTGGCTGAAGGAGACGGTGCCCAGCAACACTACCTGCTGCGCCCGCTGCCACTCTCCGCCGGGCCTGAAGGCGCGCTACCTGGGCGAGCTGGACCAGAGCCACTTCACCTGCTACGCCCCGGTCATCGTGGAGCCCCCGGCCGACCTGAACGTGACCGAGGGCATGGCGGCCGAGCTGAAGTGCCGGGCGGCCACCTCCATGACCTCCGTCAACTGGATGACCCCCAACGGCACGCTGATGACGCACGGCTCGTACCGCGTGCGTATCTCCGTGCTCCACGACGGCACGCTCAACTTCACCAACGTGACGGTGCAGGACACCGGGCTGTACACCTGCCTggtcagcaactcagcgggcaatGCCACCGCCTCGGCCACCCTCAACGTCTCTGTGGCAGAGGGCGGGCTGACCGGCGGCCTGGGCAGCGGGGCGGGCGGTGGCAGCGGTGGCTCCAACAGCTACAGCTACTTCACCACGGTGACGGTGGAGACCGTGGAGACGGTGGACGACCCGCGCTCCACCGATCGCCAGGGCGGACCCACGCCCTCGGGCTCCTCGGCCGCAGCCTACCCCCCCTCCTcgccctcctcctcgccctcctcctcctccaccacgcCGCAGTCGGCCTTCACTGTGGCCCTGGCCACCGAGCCGGGGGACCACGCTCTGGCCGGCCTGGACGACGTGATGAAGACCACCAAGATCATCATCGGCTGCTTCGTGGCCATCACCTTCATGGCGGCCGTCATGCTGGTGGTCTTCTACAAACTGCGCAAGCAGCACCAGCTGCACAAGCACCACGGCCAGGCACGCACGGTGGAGATCATCAACGTGGAGGACGAGCTGGCGGGATCGGCGCCTGCCGACAGCTGCCTGGCACTGCCCGCCGATCACCTCAACCACTACGCCGCCTACAAGGCCCACTACAACAACAACACCGCCACAGCCAACGCCCCACTGAACTGCACCAAAAACCCGCTCCTCAACTCCGTGCACGAGCCACTCCTCTTCAAGTCCAGCTCCAAAGAGAACGTGCAAGAGACCCAGATCTag